The DNA region cgtgtgagtgaaaaagtgtgtgaaaatgtgtgtaatattgtttaaattgtaaaaatatgagtttgaaCTTAGAGACCAAACAGgcatagtattttttttttatttgataaagacaaacacacacacatacacacatataaatAGGGGAAGTGGATGAGATAatggaatacactcacacgctaacaccaaaactgcatgtggcagttagtgtcgcggagcaagtgataaactccttcttaatatcacaccttaccgatgtgggatAACTCGACAAcattgagtatcttttttttatttgataaaaacacacacacatacacacacatatatataagagaagAGGGATgggataagggaatacacttaTATGCCaataccaaaactgcatgcggcagttagtgtcgcggagccAGTGATATaacccttctcaatatcacattTTACCAATGTGGGACGACTCGACAACactaaatatcttttttttatttgataaacacacactcacacacatgtATATAGGAGAAGGGGATGAAATAAGGGAATACGCTTACACGccaattgacaatttttttcacacctattgagttgataaatttttattagttattatttagATTTACCTTTGATATCACATATTTACTTACAACAAATAATTTGTCATATCaacaaatgttaatttttattttatacctattgagttgataattttttattcgtTCTCGTTTGGATCTACTGTTGGTATTACATTTTTATCTACTACTAATAATTTGCCGCAACAACCAacgttaatttattttttcatttgtagAATTTCTGTAACTTCTAATGACACATCTATAGAAGGAAGACTGGAAGAGGTTAGAAACTAGAATTGAACCATAATTAATAATTGTATCTAAACAAATTGAGAATTACAGGAATATAATTCATTTATCGCTTACAATGCGgggggaaaaaattaaaaaaaaaaaaaaaaaaacaaaaacaaaagagaagaagacCCATTTGGACACGTGCTACACAAGCTTAATGGTTAAGAATTAACCAAAGTATCTGTCCAATTTGCAAAGTATGAACTATAAAAAAAGGTCTAAAGTGAAGTCTAAGGTCTAAGCTTTAAGTTCTACACTCTCCCCTAGTCTCTCTATCTTTGATTATTGATTGGATGGAGAAGAAGGAAACAGAGGCACGGAAGTGAGAAGACTAGAGTACAATTGGATCATTGGAGTTTAGGCCTTCATAGGAGTTAATGCTAAGGTTTTTTTgattccaaaaagaaaattgtgagatgaatgataaaaaaaaaatattgcatggCATTtgttctggttttttttttttttttttttttttgagatagtttttaaactataattggtttttagtacagaaggagaaaaaatttcaaatatcatATAATGGGAATAATAGAGTTTATCAGTTAGTTTAACCgaaacttttgtttttgtttttgttttttattttattttataatttgagtattttttttaccGATCGAATGTGTTAAGCATGGTCAAGATATGTTAGGAAAGCCACACACAAGCTtgtatacatgtgtgtgtgaaacttgCAAATTGAATTTTGGAAGAATTCGAACAATAAAAAATCCATATTGTAactatgaaaacaaaaatattctcACGCTCTGTTTATTTCGATGAAAAACTTtgtgtaaaaatagtttttcgtgttttccagtgtttggtagcataaaaaaagataagttaaaagaaaattatttttggtcaacataaaaagtaaaatttatttttagaaattgttttccactaaattgttttggaaaacaacttcaTCTCatagcaagctaaataagagaagttaaaaaattattttttaactcatttaaagttactaccaaatattgaaaaataagataattttatagaaaataattcttagaaaataacttattttctagaaaatattattgCTGAAACAAATAGAGCGTGAGCTTTCAGTGAAggaaaattgtaatattttttttttcttcaaaccaTTGTCTTTTATTCACAGTAAATTTTTTGCAGAGGATTTGAGaaaggttttgagttttgacatcatttttgTCGACTGGTGAGAGAATCAACTCTGACTATTTTTGTTTCCAATAATGTGTTTACAAAAGGCAAAAGAATATTCATACccatatattttctataaataattCACCGAGCAACATTTATATTTTACACTCATAGATCAATCAAAACCGTTGATAACAATCTTagtaacaaaatcaaataaaagtcAAGCTAATAAACGGTTTCAGACCAATTTGTCTGATTTTGATCAATTATCCGTATGCATGAAGAAAcaaatgtatatatgtatatatgaatgaaaaatgGAGGACCAGCAAACatttccaatatatataaacccaaataattttgttttgaaaattttaaagcatAATTTTCTTCCAAATCCCTGTCTATTGTTACAAAACCATTTTCATAAATGAAATtgatatttacaaaaaattaagaaaagaaaaacaaaacatttaaaaaaaaaaggaaaaaaaaaggaaaatcttcAACTTCTattctgagagagagagagagagagagagagagagagagagagaggccgcTATATAGTCCTCACACACAAGACATCTCAacccttctctttctctctctagaacctctctctctcttaaaacaTATGTTAGAAACATATTTGTTCCAATCCGTTTGTAACTGAATTTGCATTTGCTAATCCAATAAGAACCACAACAATTGAAAGTACAAAGAAAAAAGGTTGTGGGGAGGCATAATCTGCTCTCTGTTCTTATTCATTATTGTGCCTCCCCTCTCACTCAGATCTTAGTTTTCTGTAAGATTTGGCATCTGGGTTTTGCTTCAACCGGTGGGTTTTGTGGAAATAAATTTCGATCCAAGTTTGGatcttttctaaattttttgtggcttttttttttttttttggatcttgATGAGTTTACTGATTGAAATTGTATCTGggttttttgccttttttgttttttgttttttgtttccaGGTTTGGTTAATTCTGGGTGCGTTAATTGATCGATGAACGATCCGATGTTTTTGAATTGAATCCAATAGTATTGATTATTGTGTTGGGAGTGAGAGTTGGTGGTGGCTTGTAATAAACATACAAATAAGGTATTGGTTTTATTGCCTGGAATCTGGATTGGTTATTCATCTGCATTTCAATTCATTTGCTTGGATTCTTATAGTCGATGTAAACCATAATTTATATTCTTGGCAATGCTTTGAATTATGGATTGTGATTGGAATTTTAATCTGACTTTCATTCAATCCACTAGCATGGAATTTTAATCTGCCTTTCATTCAATCCACTAGCGTGGATTGTTCTAGATAATTTTGATGGCTATgctgtttttttatttactgTAGAATCGTGTTTAATGGATTGGATCCAATATGTAATATGTTTTTAAAGTTGAATTTAGTGTTTGTGAATAAGGATTTATGTTTGAATTCCTCATAGTGCCATTGGCATTTGTGAGTTTTTGAACTTATAACTGATGGAAGTATCTTTGGCATGTAGAAAAATGCAATCTGATAGTGGCAAGTTATTTATTGGTGGGATATCTTGGGACACAAATGAAGAGCGTCTCAAGGAGTATTTTAGTTCATATGGTGAGGTGGTAGAAGCTGTTATTATGAAGGATCGGACCACAGGTCGTGCTCgaggttttgggtttgttgtttttgcCGACCCGACTGTTGCGGATAGAGTCATAAAGGAGAAGCACAacatagatggaaggatggtaAGTTTTCTCCCTTAATTATACTTTGAGATTTTCACATGGCGTTGAGGTTTTCTATTTGAATTGCTcaaaatagaaaggaaaagtCATTTCCTTATCGAGTTATGGGTCCGGAAATTGTAATTGCAGGAATTCGTTTTATTGTGGTAATTTCAAATTGGGCTAAGAGTAATCATGTCTTCTCTTCTCACATTGATTTCTTTTAATCGGTTTTGTTGATGTATGTTTTAATTGTCTTGTGTTGAGATCATAGAATTCATAGTTTTGCTATTTGGTCGTGTTTTCATGATCGTGTCATCTCTATTCTCAGGTTGAGGCAAAAAAGGCTGTTCCTAGGGATGACCAAAACATTTTGAGTAGAAGCAGTGGTAGCATCCATGGCTCTCCGGGTCCTGGCCGCACTAGAAAGATATTTGTTGGAGGTTTAGCATCCACAGTCACAGAGAGTGACTTCAAGAAGTATTTTGATCAGTTTGGGACAATCACTGATGTTGTGGTGATGTATGATCACAACACCCAGAGGCCTAGAGGCTTTGGATTCATCACTTATGATTCAGAGGAAGCAGTGGACAAGGTTTTGATCAAGAGTTTTCATGAACTAAATGGTAAAATGGTTGAGGTCAAGCGTGCAGTTCCCAAAGAGTTATCACCTGGTCCCAGTCGCAGTCCACTTGGTAACTACTATGGTTTGAATAGGGTCAATAACTTACTTAATGGCTACCCTCAAGGATATACTCCAACTACAGTTGGAGGATATGGACTTAGGATGGATGGTAGATTCAGTCCAGTTGCTGGTGGCCGAAGTGGTGCTTTTCCTCCATTTGGTTCTGGTTATGGAATGGGTGTGAATTTTGAGCCAGGGTTGAGCCCAGGTTTTGGGGGGAGTGCAAATTTTAGTAGTAATCTCAGCTATGGACGGGGATTGAACCCTTATTATGGTAATTCAAATAGGTTTACTAGTCCACTTGCATATGATGGTGGTAATGGAGGAAGCACTTCCTTTTTCAGCTCTATGACTCGGAATCTGTGGGGTAGTGGGGGGCTTAATTATGGCACAAGCTCTGCAAGTTCCAGTGCATACCTGGGATCAGGAAGTGGGAGCATTGGGGGAAGCACATTTGGTAATACTGGAGTTAATTGGGGTTCTTTGGGAATCTCTGCTCAAGGTGGAGGTAGCAATGCCCCTAACAATA from Castanea sativa cultivar Marrone di Chiusa Pesio chromosome 6, ASM4071231v1 includes:
- the LOC142640290 gene encoding heterogeneous nuclear ribonucleoprotein 1 isoform X1; the protein is MQSDSGKLFIGGISWDTNEERLKEYFSSYGEVVEAVIMKDRTTGRARGFGFVVFADPTVADRVIKEKHNIDGRMVEAKKAVPRDDQNILSRSSGSIHGSPGPGRTRKIFVGGLASTVTESDFKKYFDQFGTITDVVVMYDHNTQRPRGFGFITYDSEEAVDKVLIKSFHELNGKMVEVKRAVPKELSPGPSRSPLGNYYGLNRVNNLLNGYPQGYTPTTVGGYGLRMDGRFSPVAGGRSGAFPPFGSGYGMGVNFEPGLSPGFGGSANFSSNLSYGRGLNPYYGNSNRFTSPLAYDGGNGGSTSFFSSMTRNLWGSGGLNYGTSSASSSAYLGSGSGSIGGSTFGNTGVNWGSLGISAQGGGSNAPNNSGNFGYGGGDDSYGLGTGGYGRNSGTNTAPTSSYAASTGGFDGDFADFYNSGSVYGDTTWRSSNAERDGSGPFGYGLGSAAPDVSAKTSPSYVGGYSVNKRQSNRGIAA
- the LOC142640290 gene encoding heterogeneous nuclear ribonucleoprotein 1 isoform X2 produces the protein MQSDSGKLFIGGISWDTNEERLKEYFSSYGEVVEAVIMKDRTTGRARGFGFVVFADPTVADRVIKEKHNIDGRMVEAKKAVPRDDQNILSRSSGSIHGSPGPGRTRKIFVGGLASTVTESDFKKYFDQFGTITDVVVMYDHNTQRPRGFGFITYDSEEAVDKVLIKSFHELNGKMVEVKRAVPKELSPGPSRSPLGNYYGLNRVNNLLNGYPQGYTPTTVGGYGLRMDGRFSPVAGGRSGAFPPFGSGYGMGVNFEPGLSPGFGGSANFSSNLSYGRGLNPYYGNSNRFTSPLAYDGGNGGSTSFFSSMTRNLWGSGGLNYGTSSASSSAYLGSGSGSIGGSTFGNTGVNWGSLGISAQGGGSNAPNNSGNFGYGGGDDSYGLGTGGYGRNSGTNTAPTSSYAASTGGFDGDFADFYNSGSVYGDTTWRSSNAERDGSGPFGYGLGSAAPDVSAKTSPSYVGGYSVNKRQSNRG